A section of the Gloeobacter violaceus PCC 7421 genome encodes:
- the fabZ gene encoding 3-hydroxyacyl-ACP dehydratase FabZ, producing MIDNIEIQKILAHRYPFLLVDRVLVFEPGVRAVGIKNVTINEPFFQGHFPGRPLMPGALLIEAMAQVGGIVCGQLPEAVGKIPLLVGVNKTRFRRQVVPGDQVIITAEDLRTRQKRFGIMQTRSEVDGKLVAEAEIMFSLVD from the coding sequence ATGATCGACAACATCGAAATTCAGAAGATCCTCGCCCACCGCTACCCGTTTTTACTCGTCGACCGCGTGCTCGTCTTCGAGCCGGGGGTGCGGGCGGTCGGCATCAAAAACGTCACCATCAACGAGCCGTTCTTCCAGGGGCACTTCCCCGGCCGGCCGCTGATGCCGGGGGCCTTGCTCATCGAGGCGATGGCCCAGGTGGGCGGCATCGTCTGCGGGCAGTTGCCCGAGGCGGTGGGCAAGATCCCGCTGCTGGTGGGGGTCAACAAGACCCGCTTTCGCCGCCAGGTGGTGCCGGGTGATCAGGTGATCATCACCGCTGAGGATCTGCGCACCCGCCAGAAGCGCTTCGGGATCATGCAGACCCGCTCGGAGGTCGATGGCAAACTGGTAGCCGAAGCCGAGATTATGTTTTCCCTGGTAGATTGA
- the lpxB gene encoding lipid-A-disaccharide synthase, whose protein sequence is MAARLFVSTGEVSGDLHGSYLIQALRERRPDLEIQALGGRRMAQLGIPMLSDTTTLSSIGVVEAIPYILPTLRIQARLKKLLTSFRPDAVVLIDYIGSNVGVGKLAQKLGIPVIYYIAPQEWVWRTFKGDTAQIVGFTDLILAIFPEEARFYTRHGGNVRWIGHPLVDIVRTTVGRAEFRARMDTPAEAPVVVLTPASRTQELRHLMPLLFETARAIAGQLPEVRFWLSVSTPTFQEAIERGAKAAGIAVQFIPPGSNYDALAAADLLLTKSGTINLEAALLNLPQVVAYRVDPRTYWFAKKIMGFTIPYMCPVNLVEMSAVVPEFLQDEATVETLSAASLELLKDPKAAQRMREGYARVKAQLGEPGVIARGAEAILKVLNGTGLS, encoded by the coding sequence ATGGCAGCCCGGCTTTTTGTCAGTACCGGCGAGGTCTCAGGCGACCTGCACGGCAGCTATCTTATCCAGGCGCTGCGCGAGCGCCGTCCGGATCTGGAGATCCAGGCATTAGGCGGCCGGCGCATGGCGCAGTTGGGCATCCCGATGCTGAGCGACACCACCACCCTCTCCTCGATCGGCGTCGTCGAGGCCATTCCTTATATCCTGCCGACCCTGCGCATCCAGGCGCGCCTCAAAAAGCTGCTCACCAGCTTTCGCCCCGACGCGGTGGTGCTCATCGACTACATCGGCTCCAACGTCGGGGTGGGCAAGCTGGCCCAGAAGCTTGGTATCCCGGTGATCTACTACATTGCCCCCCAGGAATGGGTCTGGCGGACTTTTAAGGGAGACACCGCCCAGATCGTCGGTTTTACCGACCTCATCCTCGCCATCTTTCCGGAGGAAGCCCGCTTCTACACCCGCCACGGCGGCAACGTCCGCTGGATCGGCCATCCGCTGGTCGACATCGTCCGCACCACCGTGGGTCGTGCTGAATTTCGCGCGCGCATGGACACCCCAGCGGAGGCGCCGGTGGTAGTACTCACTCCGGCCTCACGCACCCAGGAATTGCGCCATTTGATGCCGCTCTTGTTCGAGACGGCCCGCGCCATCGCCGGGCAGTTGCCGGAGGTACGCTTCTGGCTTTCGGTCTCCACCCCGACCTTCCAGGAGGCCATCGAACGGGGCGCCAAAGCGGCGGGAATCGCCGTGCAGTTCATCCCCCCCGGCAGCAATTACGACGCGCTCGCCGCCGCCGACTTGTTGCTCACCAAATCCGGCACGATCAATTTGGAAGCAGCACTGTTGAACTTGCCCCAGGTGGTGGCCTACCGCGTCGATCCGCGCACCTACTGGTTCGCCAAAAAGATCATGGGCTTTACGATTCCCTACATGTGCCCGGTCAACCTGGTGGAGATGAGTGCCGTGGTGCCCGAATTTTTGCAGGACGAAGCTACGGTCGAGACCCTCTCTGCCGCAAGTTTGGAATTGCTCAAGGACCCCAAAGCTGCCCAGCGCATGCGTGAGGGGTACGCGCGGGTCAAAGCCCAATTGGGTGAACCGGGCGTCATCGCCAGAGGGGCGGAAGCTATCCTCAAGGTGCTCAACGGCACCGGTCTGTCCTGA
- a CDS encoding phosphodiesterase has product MKLEPQLNFVQISDVHLRPNAGRSGWWLSERPEHLLQLAVEKVCALGGVDFVVFTGDLFDQAEAAALDQFVAIAGALPCPYHVVVGNHDVVGKPWPGRLTKQTFAERLALPEKLYYSVPVKPGYRLIVLDTVPAPFPHAQGCLPAEQMEWLRWQLLVHRDEQVIVALHHPPVAPAYFRDFRLNPLDGSQFAELMAASPNVVAVLSGHLHVPRRWSYRKRPYFSAPSLGGPPNAFRHFQLELTARSARLRYDWIPVVPESKRRPLWYPLTVGSRRDRRGRYRLQLPLLAQRRLARRLNAAS; this is encoded by the coding sequence GTGAAGCTTGAGCCTCAGCTGAACTTTGTGCAGATCTCAGACGTCCACCTGCGGCCGAATGCCGGCCGTTCGGGCTGGTGGCTTTCGGAGCGGCCCGAGCATCTGCTGCAACTGGCGGTCGAAAAAGTCTGTGCCCTGGGCGGCGTCGATTTTGTCGTCTTTACGGGCGACCTGTTCGATCAGGCCGAAGCGGCGGCCCTCGATCAGTTCGTGGCGATTGCGGGCGCTCTGCCGTGTCCTTATCACGTGGTGGTGGGCAATCACGACGTGGTGGGCAAACCCTGGCCGGGACGGTTGACCAAGCAGACCTTCGCCGAACGCCTCGCCCTGCCGGAAAAGCTGTACTACAGCGTGCCCGTCAAGCCCGGCTACCGGCTTATCGTCCTCGACACGGTCCCGGCGCCGTTTCCCCACGCCCAGGGCTGCCTGCCCGCCGAGCAGATGGAGTGGCTGCGCTGGCAACTTCTGGTGCACCGCGACGAGCAGGTGATCGTCGCCCTGCACCACCCGCCGGTGGCACCGGCTTACTTTCGCGATTTTCGCCTCAACCCGCTCGACGGCAGCCAGTTCGCCGAACTGATGGCCGCCTCGCCGAACGTGGTTGCCGTGCTGAGCGGCCACCTGCACGTGCCGCGCCGCTGGAGCTACCGCAAGCGGCCCTACTTCAGCGCCCCGTCCCTGGGCGGCCCCCCCAACGCCTTTCGCCACTTTCAACTGGAATTGACCGCCCGCTCCGCGCGGTTGCGCTACGACTGGATCCCGGTGGTTCCCGAATCGAAGCGCCGCCCGCTGTGGTATCCGCTCACCGTCGGAAGCCGCCGCGACCGGCGCGGGCGCTACCGTCTGCAATTGCCTTTGCTCGCCCAGCGCCGGTTGGCCCGGCGCCTGAACGCCGCCTCCTAA
- a CDS encoding cytochrome b N-terminal domain-containing protein, which produces MEVTNRSAQERFKQWLPYLSSATVTFLVLALLTGVLLGANFVPSLGAYDSTRQITYQTSFGWAVRGLHWWASSLTLVCSLAFTALAYWYGYFRGPAKWMWWTGLVMGLMLLGANVTGYYLPLDQNAYWRLMIEANLLADVPVLGAAVKYFLLNGSGVSDASIARIHWLHSVVMPLFTVLALFSHVYAARKAKLF; this is translated from the coding sequence ATGGAGGTCACCAACCGCTCTGCCCAGGAGCGTTTCAAGCAATGGCTGCCCTATTTGTCTTCGGCGACGGTCACCTTTTTGGTCCTCGCGTTGCTCACGGGGGTCTTGCTTGGGGCCAACTTTGTGCCTTCGCTCGGGGCCTACGATTCGACCCGGCAGATTACTTACCAGACCAGCTTTGGTTGGGCGGTGCGCGGCTTGCACTGGTGGGCGAGTTCTTTGACGCTGGTGTGCAGTCTGGCGTTTACCGCTTTGGCCTACTGGTACGGTTATTTTCGCGGTCCGGCCAAATGGATGTGGTGGACGGGTCTGGTGATGGGCCTGATGCTGCTCGGCGCGAATGTGACCGGTTATTACTTGCCTTTGGATCAGAACGCTTACTGGCGCTTGATGATCGAGGCGAATCTGCTCGCCGATGTGCCGGTTCTGGGGGCGGCGGTCAAGTATTTTCTGCTCAACGGTTCGGGGGTGAGCGACGCGAGCATCGCCCGAATCCACTGGTTGCACAGCGTCGTGATGCCTTTGTTCACCGTACTGGCTTTGTTCTCCCATGTATACGCAGCAAGAAAAGCAAAACTCTTCTAA
- the lpxC gene encoding UDP-3-O-acyl-N-acetylglucosamine deacetylase: protein MQQQTLAATVQLSGISLHKGASVAVRLCPAPPDSGRCFVRADLAGTPAIPALARGFRPSPLCTTLSENGAAIQTVEHVLAALYGLGIDNCRIEVEGPELPILDGSARPYVEAVVRSGTVRQNAPRRFYQIAEPVAVYERDAFVVAMPTDTPALQVSYGIDFPHPIGRHWFSLELTPENFAREVAPARTFTLQSQVEQLLACGLIQGGSLDCALVAGADDWLTPPTWPDEPARHKLLDLLGDLSLAGVALSGHIVAYKAGHALHGRLARALAEKVPVPSVCSQKPSQ, encoded by the coding sequence GTGCAGCAGCAGACCCTAGCCGCCACCGTCCAGCTTTCGGGCATCTCGTTGCACAAGGGGGCGTCCGTCGCCGTGCGGCTGTGCCCGGCTCCTCCGGATAGCGGCCGGTGCTTCGTGCGCGCCGATCTTGCCGGCACCCCGGCGATCCCGGCCCTGGCCCGCGGCTTTCGTCCCAGTCCCCTGTGCACCACCCTCAGCGAGAACGGCGCGGCGATCCAGACCGTCGAGCACGTGCTCGCGGCCCTCTACGGTCTGGGGATCGACAACTGCCGCATCGAGGTGGAAGGTCCCGAACTGCCCATCCTCGACGGCTCCGCCCGCCCCTACGTCGAGGCGGTGGTCCGCTCGGGAACCGTCCGGCAAAACGCTCCCCGGCGCTTCTATCAGATTGCCGAGCCGGTAGCCGTCTACGAGCGCGACGCCTTCGTAGTCGCCATGCCCACCGACACCCCGGCTTTGCAGGTCAGTTACGGCATCGACTTTCCCCACCCGATCGGCCGGCACTGGTTCAGCCTGGAGCTGACCCCTGAGAATTTTGCCCGCGAGGTGGCTCCGGCGCGCACCTTCACCCTCCAGTCCCAGGTCGAACAACTGCTTGCCTGTGGCCTGATTCAGGGAGGCAGCCTCGATTGCGCCCTGGTGGCCGGTGCCGACGACTGGCTCACACCGCCCACCTGGCCCGACGAGCCCGCCCGCCACAAGCTGCTCGATCTGTTGGGGGATTTGAGTCTGGCAGGAGTCGCCCTCAGTGGGCACATCGTCGCCTACAAAGCGGGCCACGCCCTGCACGGCAGGCTCGCCCGCGCCCTTGCCGAAAAGGTTCCCGTTCCATCCGTATGCTCCCAAAAGCCGTCCCAATGA
- a CDS encoding photosystem II reaction center X protein produces the protein MTATLSNFLWSIFWGGVVVALGAAALTAISRIDRIR, from the coding sequence ATGACCGCGACGCTGAGCAACTTTTTGTGGAGCATCTTCTGGGGGGGCGTGGTGGTTGCCCTCGGTGCCGCCGCCCTCACCGCCATCTCCCGCATCGACCGCATCCGCTAG
- a CDS encoding DUF2499 domain-containing protein has protein sequence MQALSLPTWIIHIASVVEWTLAIALVWRYAERTGERSFRALCWGMLPALVGAMAVLVWHYFDNRPELAYLGQLQAAMTLLGNATLAFAAYLIYRSARRGPQKAP, from the coding sequence ATGCAGGCGCTCTCTCTACCGACCTGGATCATTCATATCGCGAGCGTCGTCGAGTGGACGCTGGCCATCGCCCTCGTCTGGCGCTACGCCGAGCGCACGGGCGAGCGGTCCTTCCGGGCGCTGTGCTGGGGGATGCTGCCGGCGCTGGTGGGGGCGATGGCGGTCCTGGTCTGGCATTACTTCGACAACCGGCCCGAGCTGGCCTATCTGGGCCAACTGCAGGCGGCGATGACCCTTTTGGGCAACGCCACACTGGCGTTTGCGGCCTATCTTATCTACCGCTCCGCCCGCCGCGGGCCGCAAAAAGCACCGTGA
- a CDS encoding cytochrome b6-f complex subunit 4 has translation MYTQQEKQNSSKTLPAVGRSLDTRVFDIALVVIASIGVALVLTVLEPPRLIEAYDVFATPEVLPEWYMLPAFFIIKALPAKILGLAAMAGVVAGLFLLPLLPDLGKRLPGGRFLGRAAFVAIHLGVAVLGFLTLV, from the coding sequence ATGTATACGCAGCAAGAAAAGCAAAACTCTTCTAAAACCTTGCCCGCCGTTGGTCGCTCGCTCGATACGCGGGTCTTCGATATTGCTTTGGTAGTCATTGCATCGATCGGGGTGGCGCTAGTACTCACGGTTCTCGAACCGCCGCGCCTCATCGAAGCCTACGACGTCTTCGCCACCCCCGAGGTGCTTCCCGAGTGGTACATGCTGCCCGCCTTTTTCATCATCAAGGCTCTGCCTGCCAAGATTCTGGGGCTTGCTGCGATGGCCGGGGTGGTGGCCGGGTTGTTCCTGCTGCCGTTGTTGCCCGATTTGGGCAAGCGTTTGCCGGGGGGCCGCTTTTTGGGCCGGGCGGCGTTTGTCGCTATTCACCTCGGAGTCGCCGTGCTGGGCTTTTTGACACTGGTTTAA
- a CDS encoding 2,3-bisphosphoglycerate-dependent phosphoglycerate mutase — protein sequence MALLVMVRHGQSIWNLENRFTGWTDVPLTEKGRAEARACGELIYCVPFAVAFTSKLTRAQDTLRLILEAADQPDVPVIEDQALNERHYGELQGLNKAETAAKYGEETVRQWRRSLEGRPPGGESLKDTALRSLRYFYEKIVPELEAGKNVLVSAHGNTIRAILMELDHLSPEQVEKVEIEYCVPVAFEHQADGTFSQVLMPRCDIIRPPQPPARSIARL from the coding sequence ATGGCACTACTGGTCATGGTCCGCCACGGTCAATCGATCTGGAACCTCGAAAACCGCTTCACCGGCTGGACTGACGTTCCCCTGACCGAAAAAGGCCGCGCGGAAGCCCGCGCCTGCGGCGAGTTGATTTATTGCGTCCCCTTCGCCGTCGCCTTTACTTCCAAACTGACGCGCGCCCAAGACACCTTGCGCCTCATTCTCGAAGCCGCCGACCAACCGGACGTGCCGGTGATCGAGGATCAGGCCCTCAATGAGCGCCACTACGGCGAGCTGCAGGGGCTCAACAAAGCCGAAACTGCCGCGAAGTACGGTGAGGAAACGGTCCGGCAGTGGCGGCGCAGCCTGGAGGGGCGTCCCCCCGGCGGCGAGAGCCTCAAGGACACCGCCCTGCGATCATTGCGCTATTTCTACGAAAAAATTGTTCCCGAGTTGGAGGCGGGTAAGAACGTGCTCGTCAGTGCCCACGGCAACACGATCCGGGCCATTTTGATGGAACTCGATCACCTGAGCCCCGAGCAGGTCGAAAAGGTCGAAATCGAATACTGCGTGCCGGTCGCCTTCGAGCATCAGGCGGACGGCACCTTCTCGCAGGTGCTCATGCCCCGATGCGACATCATCCGGCCGCCGCAGCCGCCGGCCCGCAGCATCGCCCGGCTCTAG
- the lpxA gene encoding acyl-ACP--UDP-N-acetylglucosamine O-acyltransferase encodes MNPPALTTPLIHPSAVIHPRAVLHESVQVGPFAVVGEHVRIGAGTVVGPHAVIDGWTEIGCDNVIYNGASIGTPPQDLKYRNEPSRVRIGDNNDIREFVTVNRGTDKGSETVVGDKNLLMAYVHVGHNCAIGDNVVITNAVMLAGHVHIESQARIGGLVGVHQFVHIGRLAYIGGMARVDRDVPPFTLVEGHPGRTRGLNWVGLERAGISDAAGADRESYRLLRQAYKLLYRSATPLEKALVELQALAGNPYIDHLHTFLSRSVGDPARRGPTPAARKRPGGDDA; translated from the coding sequence ATGAATCCACCCGCCTTGACGACACCTTTGATCCACCCCTCGGCCGTCATTCACCCGCGGGCTGTCCTGCACGAGAGCGTCCAGGTCGGCCCGTTTGCGGTGGTGGGTGAGCACGTGCGCATCGGGGCGGGCACGGTGGTCGGTCCCCACGCCGTGATCGACGGCTGGACGGAGATTGGCTGCGACAACGTCATCTATAACGGCGCCAGCATCGGCACCCCGCCCCAGGATCTCAAGTACCGCAACGAACCCTCGCGGGTGCGCATCGGCGACAACAACGACATCCGCGAATTTGTCACCGTCAACCGCGGCACCGACAAGGGCAGCGAGACCGTCGTGGGCGACAAGAATCTGTTGATGGCCTACGTGCACGTCGGCCACAACTGCGCCATCGGCGACAATGTCGTGATCACCAACGCCGTGATGCTCGCCGGGCATGTGCACATCGAGTCGCAGGCGCGCATCGGCGGCCTGGTGGGCGTCCACCAGTTCGTGCACATCGGCAGGCTCGCCTACATCGGCGGCATGGCCCGCGTCGACCGCGACGTGCCGCCTTTTACGCTGGTGGAGGGCCACCCGGGCCGCACCCGCGGCCTCAACTGGGTGGGTCTCGAGCGCGCCGGCATCTCCGACGCCGCCGGGGCCGACCGCGAGAGCTACCGGCTGTTGCGCCAGGCCTACAAGTTGCTCTACCGCTCCGCCACGCCCCTCGAAAAAGCCCTGGTCGAGTTGCAGGCCCTGGCGGGCAATCCCTATATCGATCACCTGCACACGTTTTTGAGCCGGTCGGTGGGCGACCCGGCGCGACGCGGTCCCACCCCCGCCGCCCGCAAGCGCCCCGGCGGCGACGACGCCTAA
- a CDS encoding BamA/TamA family outer membrane protein codes for MHPLFGRSGYGQTAASVLLVAQLGFTPALLAQEQAPPAAAPEAPPAGPAQPAETPPAATPAVPDTPPAEPQQAPTEPAAPAEPQVLVAEVRVVASKGKLGDTLEGRVYNAIRTRPGQTTTRTQLQQDINAVFATGYFADVKATPEDTPLGVRVTFDVSPNPTLEAVSTEGSTLLPEAVVQETFKNQVGQTLNFGELQRGVKSLEEWYAERGYVLAKVADVQSTPDGKVKLTVTEGIIEDIRVKGNTRTRDFIVTREVALKPGGVFNRNAIQRDLQRVYALNIFKDVGLDLGQGQDPQKVVVNIKVEEKSTGSIAAGAGVNSAYGFFGTLSLQESNLGGNNQKIGLDVQGGGQILLFNLSFTDPWIAGDPNRTSLSTNIFNRQAFSYVFNGGGVGVLNPRTGFVETPRENRLGLGVIFGRPLNNEWRASAGARFETVQLRDFLGRRYTTDNLGNPLTISGTDTDRLFFLQGALVRDTRDNPNTPRSGSVLRGSLDQSVGVLGDVFFTRPTVSYSQFIPMDILPWGQGKQVLAFNSSVGTVFGALPPYEAFTLGGGNSVRGFFEGNLGTGRSYMINSVEFRAPVFDPVGAALFVDYGTTLGSQAAVLGAPAIVRGKIGAGLGFGIGLRVQSPLGPLRIDFAANTAGLPSQVHFGLGEKF; via the coding sequence ATGCACCCACTTTTTGGACGTTCTGGTTACGGGCAGACTGCTGCCTCGGTGCTGCTTGTCGCCCAGTTGGGATTCACCCCGGCGCTTCTAGCCCAGGAGCAGGCGCCGCCGGCTGCCGCCCCGGAGGCTCCTCCCGCCGGTCCGGCACAGCCGGCCGAGACGCCGCCCGCCGCTACCCCGGCCGTCCCGGATACGCCGCCTGCCGAACCGCAGCAGGCTCCCACCGAACCGGCCGCCCCTGCCGAGCCGCAAGTGCTCGTAGCCGAAGTCCGGGTCGTAGCGAGCAAGGGCAAGCTCGGCGACACCCTCGAAGGGCGCGTCTACAACGCCATCCGCACCCGTCCCGGCCAGACCACCACCCGCACCCAACTGCAGCAGGACATCAACGCCGTCTTTGCCACCGGCTACTTCGCCGACGTCAAAGCCACCCCGGAGGACACCCCGCTCGGTGTGCGCGTCACCTTCGACGTGTCCCCCAACCCGACTCTGGAGGCGGTGAGCACCGAGGGGAGCACCCTGCTGCCGGAGGCCGTGGTCCAAGAAACGTTCAAAAACCAGGTGGGCCAGACGCTCAACTTTGGTGAACTGCAGCGCGGCGTCAAATCGCTCGAAGAGTGGTACGCCGAGCGCGGCTATGTGCTCGCCAAAGTCGCCGACGTGCAATCGACCCCCGACGGCAAAGTCAAGCTCACCGTCACCGAGGGGATCATCGAGGACATCCGCGTCAAGGGCAACACCCGCACGCGCGACTTTATCGTGACCCGCGAAGTCGCCCTCAAGCCGGGGGGAGTATTCAACCGCAACGCCATCCAGCGCGACTTGCAGCGGGTCTACGCGCTCAACATTTTCAAGGATGTGGGCCTCGACTTGGGCCAGGGGCAAGATCCCCAAAAAGTGGTCGTCAATATCAAAGTCGAAGAGAAAAGCACCGGCTCGATCGCCGCGGGTGCGGGCGTCAACTCGGCCTACGGCTTTTTTGGCACCCTGTCGCTGCAGGAGAGCAACTTGGGCGGCAACAACCAGAAGATCGGCCTTGATGTGCAGGGCGGCGGCCAGATTTTGCTGTTCAACTTGAGCTTTACCGACCCGTGGATCGCGGGCGATCCCAACCGCACGTCGCTTTCGACCAACATCTTCAATCGCCAAGCCTTCAGCTACGTCTTCAACGGCGGCGGCGTCGGCGTGCTCAACCCGCGCACGGGCTTTGTCGAGACGCCCCGCGAAAATCGCCTCGGCCTGGGTGTCATCTTTGGCAGGCCGCTCAACAACGAATGGCGCGCCTCGGCGGGGGCACGTTTCGAGACGGTGCAGCTGCGCGACTTTTTGGGGCGGCGCTATACCACCGACAATCTCGGCAACCCGCTTACCATCAGCGGCACCGACACCGACCGGCTCTTTTTCTTGCAGGGGGCGCTGGTGCGCGACACCCGCGACAACCCGAACACGCCGCGCTCCGGCTCGGTGTTGCGCGGTTCTTTGGACCAATCGGTGGGAGTGTTGGGGGATGTCTTTTTCACGCGGCCGACCGTCTCCTACAGCCAGTTCATCCCGATGGACATCCTCCCCTGGGGCCAGGGCAAGCAGGTGCTCGCCTTCAACAGTTCCGTGGGTACGGTCTTCGGCGCCCTGCCGCCCTACGAAGCCTTTACCCTGGGCGGCGGCAACTCGGTGCGCGGCTTTTTTGAAGGCAACCTCGGCACCGGCCGCAGCTATATGATCAACTCCGTCGAGTTTCGCGCCCCGGTCTTCGATCCGGTAGGGGCGGCGCTTTTTGTCGACTACGGCACCACCCTCGGTTCCCAGGCGGCCGTACTTGGGGCTCCGGCCATCGTGCGCGGCAAAATCGGTGCGGGCCTGGGCTTCGGCATCGGCCTGCGCGTCCAGTCGCCCCTCGGTCCCCTGCGCATCGACTTTGCCGCCAACACCGCCGGGCTACCCAGCCAGGTGCACTTTGGCCTTGGAGAAAAGTTTTAG
- the lpxD gene encoding UDP-3-O-(3-hydroxymyristoyl)glucosamine N-acyltransferase, whose amino-acid sequence MGVQFSAAELTDLVGGELSGDPGRLVVGARPPEEAEGGDLTFALDLHARKLIETTRAGVAITPVRWPFEHLTQIVVANPRLAMAQVLAHMFPQPIAMPPAGIHPSAVVHPSAVVHPSASVAALVYVGPRAAVGANTHLFPGVYVGAEAVVGSECLIYPNVVLMDGIRLGDRVVIHAGSVLGSDGYGFVPTGERHLKVPQVGTVVIGDDVEVGANVAVDRATMGQTEIQAGTKIDNLVHIGHNDRIGRHCLIVSQVGLAGSVKVGDRTVIAGQAGVANQTTVGADCLVLARSGVTKDLPDHSKVSGFPAQDHLLELKQQAARSRLPQIVEQMRQMQRRIEQLEVQLLGRL is encoded by the coding sequence ATGGGAGTCCAATTCAGCGCTGCTGAATTGACCGACCTGGTCGGCGGCGAGCTGTCGGGCGATCCCGGGCGGCTGGTCGTGGGTGCCCGGCCTCCGGAGGAAGCCGAAGGGGGCGATCTGACCTTTGCCCTCGACCTGCACGCGCGCAAGCTCATCGAGACGACCCGCGCCGGGGTGGCGATCACCCCGGTGCGCTGGCCCTTCGAGCATCTCACCCAGATCGTGGTGGCCAACCCGCGCCTGGCCATGGCGCAGGTGCTCGCCCACATGTTTCCGCAGCCGATTGCGATGCCGCCCGCGGGCATCCATCCGAGTGCGGTCGTCCATCCGAGTGCGGTGGTCCATCCGAGTGCCTCGGTGGCGGCCCTGGTCTACGTCGGTCCGCGCGCCGCGGTCGGGGCCAACACGCACCTGTTTCCGGGGGTGTACGTCGGGGCGGAGGCGGTGGTGGGCAGCGAGTGTCTGATCTATCCGAACGTGGTGCTCATGGACGGCATCCGCCTGGGCGACCGGGTGGTCATCCACGCGGGCAGCGTGCTCGGCTCCGACGGCTACGGCTTTGTGCCGACCGGCGAAAGGCACCTCAAAGTGCCGCAGGTGGGCACGGTGGTTATCGGCGACGACGTCGAGGTGGGCGCCAACGTCGCGGTGGACCGCGCCACCATGGGCCAGACCGAAATCCAGGCGGGCACCAAGATCGATAATCTGGTCCACATCGGCCACAACGACCGCATCGGCCGCCACTGCCTGATCGTCTCCCAGGTTGGTCTTGCAGGCTCGGTCAAAGTCGGCGACCGCACCGTGATCGCTGGGCAGGCGGGGGTGGCCAACCAGACTACCGTGGGCGCCGATTGTTTGGTGCTTGCCCGTTCCGGGGTGACCAAAGATTTGCCCGATCACTCCAAGGTCTCCGGTTTTCCGGCCCAAGATCACCTGCTCGAACTCAAGCAGCAGGCGGCCCGCTCGCGCCTGCCGCAGATCGTCGAGCAGATGCGCCAGATGCAGCGGCGCATCGAGCAATTGGAAGTGCAGCTTTTGGGGAGGCTCTGA